The genome window CCAAGCATCAGTGATCCATTCACAATCGGATACAGGTAATAATCGCTTTGATTCGTTCCACCGGATAAGGTGATGGGGTTAAATTGACTGTCCAGAGCAGTGTAGATATCTAGCTCACTTAACAAGACACTTTCTGGGAGAACGGGGTACCAGTCATTTCTGGCCATGTCCACATAATAGGTAGGAAGCTTCAACATCGACCCAACCGTCTCAATGATATGTTCAAGGCTCACATGTTCAATGGAAAGGGCCGTGAATTGATTATGAATTTCATTGCGGCTAACGAGATATCGGTTCGTTTCCAGCAGTTCTGAATACATGGTGGCATTGGAGATCGCAATGGCTGCCTGATCCGCGAATCCCTGCATCACATTCAGATCATGTGGGGCAAATCGTCTGTGTTGTTCAAATTGGTATACCAGCATCACTCCGATTTTATGGGTGTTCATCGTCACAGGAACGGCGATAAGCCCTTTCGCCATAACACCATCAGGCAATGAACGTACAATGATATCCGCATTCTCCTGACTGACATTGCCCATATCCTTAAAGGCATCATCCGGTGTGCTGTACATTCGGCCAATGCCTTCCTCGTATACTTTTCCCGTAATGCCCTCATCCAGCTCGCCCTGATATTGATACACACTATCCTGAAAACCGACCTTGGCTCTAGGGATCATCTTGCCAGAGTCCGGATCAACCATCATGAACAGTCCACAGGAAAGAGAAGGGATGACATGCAGTGCATTCTCCATGATTTTGAATAACAAGTCGTTCAACTCCAGGGAACAGGTCAGCTCCCGCAGTCCGGTCAACCATCGATCATTGTGTGCACGTTCCATCTCGATCTGCTGTTTCAGCAGTCCTTCCCGAATCAAGGACTCCAGACGTTCACTTTGTAGCAGGGTGAGTTGTTTCTGGGTATCGATCACCACACGAATGTTGATATTGGACAGAAAATCAAACGTATACCTGAGAATCTTCCAGGATGGCTCGATCTGTTCTTGATCTGTATATTCAGGTACCTCTCCTTCGCACAGCCAGTTATTCCATTGGAAATCGTATTCGTCCTTCATCCAGATTCCGTACGAAGCAGATCCAAAGACCTGAACCATAAATGAGCGAACCGCTTCATGAATCATAGCAAACGTACTCCTTTCGTGTTCACAGGGTGGCAAATGCTTACATATATAACATGACCTTCACTATGCTGTGTAATTTATATTCGATATTGTGTATATCACCATAATAAATATCAAAATGCTGTTGTTATCAACAATGACATTATACATTTGCAACTTATATAATGTCATTAACTTTAACACT of Paenibacillus sp. FSL R5-0517 contains these proteins:
- a CDS encoding helix-turn-helix domain-containing protein; translation: MIHEAVRSFMVQVFGSASYGIWMKDEYDFQWNNWLCEGEVPEYTDQEQIEPSWKILRYTFDFLSNINIRVVIDTQKQLTLLQSERLESLIREGLLKQQIEMERAHNDRWLTGLRELTCSLELNDLLFKIMENALHVIPSLSCGLFMMVDPDSGKMIPRAKVGFQDSVYQYQGELDEGITGKVYEEGIGRMYSTPDDAFKDMGNVSQENADIIVRSLPDGVMAKGLIAVPVTMNTHKIGVMLVYQFEQHRRFAPHDLNVMQGFADQAAIAISNATMYSELLETNRYLVSRNEIHNQFTALSIEHVSLEHIIETVGSMLKLPTYYVDMARNDWYPVLPESVLLSELDIYTALDSQFNPITLSGGTNQSDYYLYPIVNGSLMLGCFAIQLDHPLGQLDHVILEQGGAIVMLEMMNTYSLTEMSYRKNQDFFSDLVQYRDPQQLEARLSSFQLPAHQSLFVAQLQLYGEHPDMKTTENWVRKLIGFIEKELGTREHLLFSAHHKITILAAAPEPKVRHWIISSLESAVEKWTTSKTPALSIGIGGLYQGLEYVSKSNDEATRSLSFLLKQNKAGLMLYEEIGINRLFLNQEPSDIENYIHEILSPLQQQKSGELELTLKTYIAANRSVQVTAERLHIHTNTLYLRLRKIEEILRVDLNDSEGWMKVYLACHLSDVYSVAPRAGGASKL